In the genome of Drosophila subpulchrella strain 33 F10 #4 breed RU33 chromosome 2L, RU_Dsub_v1.1 Primary Assembly, whole genome shotgun sequence, one region contains:
- the LOC119548096 gene encoding uncharacterized protein LOC119548096: MKTLEKCVLSVVVLCCLLQVGQAIKCWDCRSDNDPKCGDPFDNSTLAITDCQQAPELEHLKGVRPTMCRKIRQKVHGEWRYFRSCAYMGEPGIEGDERFCLMRTGSYNIFMEFCTCNSKDGCNSAGVHRLGWMGVLSGTLVSVLVAQLLRQ, from the exons ATGAAAACGCTGGAGAAATGTGTCCTTTCCGTGGTTGTGCTCTGCTGTCTGCTTCAAGTGG GCCAGGCGATCAAATGCTGGGATTGCCGCAGCGACAACGATCCCAAATGCGGAGATCCCTTCGACAATAGCACCCTGGCCATTACGGACTGCCAACAGGCGCCGGAGCTGGAGCACCTGAAGGGCGTGCGACCCACGATGTGCCGCAAGATCCGGCAGAAGGTGCACGGGGAGTGGCGCTACTTCCGGAGCTGCGCCTACATGGGCGAGCCCGGAATCGAGGGCGACGAACGCTTCTGCCTGATGCGCACCGGCAGCTACAACATCTTCATGGAGTTCTGCACGTGCAACAGCAAGGATGGCTGCAACTCGGCGGGCGTCCATCGCCTCGGCTGGATGGGCGTCCTTTCTGGCACACTGGTTTCCGTCCTGGTGGCGCAACTCCTGCGGCAATAA
- the LOC119546523 gene encoding uncharacterized protein LOC119546523, with translation MTRQELLDEEFESLRRIALAICQNLGRPKDREICRSTLEELARLHHAPSIRIKENVHKFMMFYLKVLRWTQKNQPVDLYRQWYGENFGNDSKFASSAAPSMDEMRIWLEEGRSFYAMKTFEDGSTTVFTAVAKDPKAGWSENGLKTLMETQIGCALNQDDK, from the exons ATGACGAGGCAGGAGCTGCTAGACGAGGAGTTCGAGTCCCTGCGTCGCATTGCGTTGGCCATTTGTCAGAACCTCGGAAGGCCTAAGGATCGCGAGATATGCCGTAGCACCCTCGAAGAGCTGGCTAGGCTCCATCACGCTCCGTCGATCAGGATCAAAGAGAATGTGCACAAATTCATGATGTTCTATCTAAAAGTGCTAAGGTGGACCCAAAAGAACCAACCAGTGGATTTATATCGGCAATGG TATGGAGAAAACTTTGGTAATGATTCGAAGTTTGCCTCATCGGCCGCACCTTCTATGGATGAAATGCGAATTTGGTTGGAGGAGGGAAGGTCCTTTTATGCCATGAAAACATTTGAGGACGGCTCCACTACCGTTTTCACAGCAGTGGCCAAAGACCCGAAAGCTGGATGGTCGGAAAATGGTCTGAAAACACTTATGGAAACGCAAATAGGTTGCGCTTTAAATCAAGATGATAAATAA
- the LOC119546524 gene encoding uncharacterized protein LOC119546524 produces MNVLIRSTFLLLTLAICGSWAIRCYQCSSDQDRKGYDSCGAYKRFNSTEHIAIECNSDESHMPGSFCMKVVQQGPRGFIWDGRWRQVIRRCSSVSETGVTGVCNWGVYENGVYWEECYCSSDSCNGASLTQMHGSLQLLLGFLLIGAASRILRS; encoded by the exons ATGAATGTCTTAATCCGATCCACCTTCCTCCTGCTCACACTGGCTATATGCG GCAGCTGGGCCATTCGGTGCTACCAGTGCTCCTCGGACCAGGATCGCAAAGGATATGATAGCTGCGGCGCCTACAAGCGATTCAACAGCACGGAGCACATCGCGATCGAGTGCAACAGCGACGAGAGCCACATGCCAGGATCCTTCTGCATGAAGGTGGTGCAGCAGGGACCCCGAGGATTTATCT GGGACGGTCGTTGGCGTCAGGTCATCCGAAGATGCTCATCCGTTTCTGAAACCGGTGTTACTGGTGTGTGTAATTGGGGCGTCTACGAGAACGGCGTTTACTGGGAAGAGTGCTACTGCTCCAGCGATAGCTGTAATGGCGCCAGCCTGACCCAAATGCACGGATCCCTGCAGCTACTGTTAGGCTTCCTGCTGATCGGCGCTGCCTCCAGGATCCTTAGAAGCTAA
- the LOC119548520 gene encoding lymphocyte antigen 6 complex locus protein G6d, translating to MLKQVIGLLFIALCMMHSASAIKCYQCKSLTDPNCAKDKIDAASNIRTVDCDTVPKPNIMDQLQPVTRCNKVVTSDRAGTIVSRDCHFESIGQKENECTVTHSRQVESCYTCKGDLCNASGARRFLAVSATALLAIFAVHMSL from the exons ATGCTGAAACAAGTGATCGGTCTTCTTTTCATAGCCTTGTGTATGATGCACAGTG CCTCGGCCATCAAGTGCTATCAGTGCAAATCCCTGACGGATCCCAACTGCGCCAAGGACAAGATCGATGCCGCCTCCAACATCCGCACTGTGGATTGCGACACTGTGCCGAAACCGAACATTATGGACCAACTGCAGCCAGTGACCAGGTGCAACAAGGTGGTGACCAGCG ACCGTGCTGGAACGATTGTATCTCGGGACTGCCACTTTGAGTCCATTGGGCAGAAGGAGAACGAGTGCACTGTGACCCACAGCCGCCAGGTCGAGAGCTGCTACACCTGCAAAGGTGACTTGTGCAACGCCTCCGGAGCAAGACGCTTCTTGGCTGTCAGTGCGACGGCTCTTCTGGCAATCTTCGCCGTCCATATGAGCTTGTGA
- the LOC119546522 gene encoding probable G-protein coupled receptor CG31760, whose amino-acid sequence MITLKGEQPGSEEAALIAQFRRLFAPILDDSLNLYYQLNDLDDAEHVRIHQTVAQLNELTSSEEDTMVTQVNSPSPPVEVELLLPFSSESSTASSSLYAIHTPSPAHPSGLLLMPQNLESPMLSCSDAITITEQVQLHNPPHHLQVLEDDNNTSCSLSSNLTDSKTLDGRTPIVV is encoded by the coding sequence ATGATTACCCTGAAGGGAGAGCAGCCAGGATCAGAGGAGGCGGCCTTGATCGCCCAGTTTCGCCGCCTATTTGCGCCCATTTTGGATGATAGCTTGAACCTTTACTACCAACTCAACGACTTGGATGACGCGGAGCACGTGAGGATCCATCAAACGGTGGCCCAGTTGAATGAGCTGACCAGCAGCGAAGAGGATACGATGGTTACCCAGGTGAACAGCCCATCGCCACCGGTGGAGGTGGAGCTCCTGCTGCCATTTTCCAGCGAGAGTTCCACGGCCAGTAGTTCCCTCTACGCGATCCACACCCCATCTCCGGCTCATCCCAGTGGTCTGCTCTTGATGCCCCAGAATTTGGAGTCACCAATGCTGTCCTGCAGTGATGCCATCACAATCACCGAGCAGGTGCAACTGCACAATCCGCCGCATCATCTGCAGGTCCTCGAGGATGATAACAACACATCCTGTTCGCTGTCATCGAATCTGACGGATAGCAAAACCCTGGATGGTCGTACACCCATCGTAGTCTGA